One genomic window of Halorhabdus sp. CBA1104 includes the following:
- the trpD gene encoding anthranilate phosphoribosyltransferase, translating to MQEYVERVTDGENLTVEQARQASRAVFADATAAQIGALLAALRAKGETEAEIAGFAQGMREAARTIDPDRDPLVDIVGTGGDDYDTINVSTTSSIVAAGADVPIAKHGNYSVSSSSGSADVLAEVGVTVDAEPPAVADAIEQTGIGFMLAPVFHPAMEAVIGPRKELGMRTIFNILGPLTNPAGADAQVLGVYDPDLVPIIARSLAHMPVEHALVVHGSGLDEIAVHDETAVAEVEGETVEEYTLSPEDMGVGHYDITDVAGGTPDENADALRGIVRGEIDGAKRDIILANAGAAIYVAGEAASLEDGVEAARQAIDSGAAGEKLHELRGVGA from the coding sequence ATGCAGGAATACGTCGAGCGGGTCACAGACGGAGAGAATCTGACCGTCGAGCAGGCACGCCAGGCTTCGCGGGCGGTATTTGCCGACGCCACAGCGGCACAGATCGGGGCGTTGCTCGCTGCCTTGCGTGCGAAAGGCGAGACCGAGGCCGAGATCGCGGGCTTTGCCCAGGGGATGCGCGAGGCGGCCCGAACAATCGACCCCGATCGTGACCCGTTGGTCGACATCGTCGGGACCGGCGGTGACGACTACGACACGATCAACGTCTCGACGACGAGTTCGATCGTCGCTGCGGGCGCGGATGTCCCGATCGCCAAGCACGGCAACTACTCGGTGTCGTCGTCCTCCGGTAGCGCTGACGTCTTGGCGGAAGTCGGCGTCACTGTCGACGCCGAACCGCCGGCCGTCGCGGACGCCATCGAACAGACGGGGATCGGATTCATGCTTGCGCCCGTCTTCCATCCGGCGATGGAGGCCGTCATCGGCCCGCGGAAGGAACTCGGCATGCGGACGATCTTCAACATTCTCGGCCCATTGACGAACCCTGCCGGCGCGGACGCACAGGTTCTTGGCGTCTACGATCCCGACCTGGTTCCGATCATTGCTCGTTCGCTCGCGCACATGCCCGTCGAACACGCGCTGGTCGTCCACGGCAGCGGCCTCGACGAGATCGCCGTTCACGACGAGACGGCCGTCGCCGAGGTCGAAGGCGAGACCGTCGAAGAGTACACGCTCTCGCCCGAAGACATGGGCGTGGGCCACTACGATATCACCGACGTCGCCGGCGGGACGCCCGACGAAAACGCAGACGCCCTCCGTGGAATCGTCCGTGGCGAGATCGACGGTGCGAAACGCGACATCATCCTCGCCAACGCCGGCGCGGCGATCTACGTCGCCGGCGAGGCAGCCTCCCTCGAAGATGGCGTCGAGGCTGCACGCCAGGCGATCGATTCGGGGGCGGCCGGCGAGAAACTCCACGAGTTGCGCGGAGTTGGCGCATGA
- the trpE gene encoding anthranilate synthase component I translates to MTGEPSLSRSRFLDLADADQPGVIHVAIDLDVDVDPLTAYAALTGRSTDAESADYAFLLESAEKVASSDPDGAFAPTTDDRHARYSFVGYDPVAVATVDRDETAVETIDDRYAELLDTNGGDVLDALRATLPDVPRRGFPDHDRQTLSGGLVGFLAYEAVYDLWLEEVGIERPDSRFPDAQFVLNTQTLVFDHGTDTLSVVFTPVVRPGEDAGERYDELRSEAERVESLLVSAVGPQTGGFTRTNETAGSKDSYEQAVERAKAGVLDGEIYQGVISRKRELYGDVDPLALYDSLRTINPSPYMYLLGYDDLTIVGASPETLVSVGGDVVTSNPIAGTCPRGTSPVEDRRLAGEMLADEKERAEHTMLVDLARNDVRRVAEPGSVRVQEFMNVLKYSHVQHIESTVTGTLGADSDSFDATRAAFPAGTLSGAPKIRAMELIEDLESDPRGVYGGGVGYFSWNGDADFAIVIRSAAVEHGVDATVANGGNDRITVQAGAGIVADSDPASEYAETEQKMGGVIDALERIETDAEASIEGVSR, encoded by the coding sequence ATGACCGGCGAGCCATCGCTGTCCCGGTCGCGGTTTCTGGACCTGGCCGACGCCGACCAACCGGGCGTGATCCACGTCGCGATCGACCTCGATGTCGACGTCGATCCACTCACCGCCTACGCTGCCCTGACTGGTCGCAGTACTGACGCCGAGTCAGCCGACTACGCGTTCCTGCTCGAAAGCGCCGAGAAGGTTGCCTCTAGCGACCCCGACGGCGCGTTCGCGCCGACGACCGACGACCGCCACGCCCGGTACTCGTTCGTCGGCTACGATCCCGTCGCTGTCGCGACCGTCGATCGAGACGAAACTGCGGTCGAGACCATCGACGACCGCTACGCCGAATTGCTCGACACCAACGGCGGCGACGTTCTCGATGCGTTGCGGGCGACACTTCCGGACGTACCGCGGCGCGGCTTCCCCGATCACGACCGCCAGACGCTCTCGGGTGGGCTCGTCGGCTTTCTGGCCTACGAGGCGGTGTACGACCTCTGGCTCGAAGAGGTCGGCATCGAGCGGCCCGACTCCCGGTTCCCGGACGCCCAGTTTGTCCTGAATACCCAGACGCTGGTGTTCGATCACGGCACGGATACGCTCTCGGTGGTGTTTACGCCCGTCGTTCGGCCCGGTGAAGACGCTGGGGAACGATACGACGAATTGCGCTCGGAGGCCGAGCGCGTCGAATCGCTCCTCGTGAGTGCTGTGGGTCCGCAAACGGGCGGGTTCACCCGCACGAACGAGACTGCCGGCTCGAAAGACTCCTACGAGCAAGCGGTCGAACGCGCAAAGGCGGGCGTCCTCGACGGCGAGATCTACCAGGGCGTGATCTCCCGCAAGCGCGAACTGTACGGCGACGTCGATCCGCTCGCGCTGTATGACTCGCTCCGGACGATCAATCCCTCGCCGTACATGTACTTACTCGGGTACGACGATCTGACGATCGTCGGCGCGAGTCCGGAAACCCTGGTCTCGGTCGGGGGCGACGTCGTTACCTCGAATCCGATCGCTGGCACCTGCCCCCGGGGGACCAGTCCCGTCGAGGACCGCCGACTGGCTGGCGAGATGCTCGCCGACGAGAAGGAGCGAGCCGAACACACAATGCTGGTCGATCTGGCCCGCAACGACGTGCGCCGCGTGGCCGAGCCGGGCAGCGTCCGCGTCCAGGAGTTCATGAACGTCCTGAAATACAGCCACGTCCAACACATCGAGTCGACGGTGACGGGCACGCTTGGGGCCGACTCCGACAGCTTCGATGCGACGCGGGCGGCGTTCCCGGCGGGGACCCTTTCCGGTGCGCCGAAGATCCGTGCCATGGAACTCATCGAGGACCTGGAATCCGACCCACGCGGCGTCTACGGCGGGGGCGTGGGGTATTTCTCCTGGAACGGCGACGCCGACTTTGCGATCGTCATTCGGTCGGCGGCAGTCGAACACGGTGTCGATGCCACTGTTGCCAATGGTGGCAACGACCGGATCACCGTCCAGGCCGGTGCCGGGATCGTCGCCGACAGCGATCCGGCAAGCGAGTACGCGGAGACTGAACAGAAGATGGGCGGCGTGATCGACGCCCTCGAACGCATCGAGACCGACGCCGAAGCATCGATCGAGGGGGTGTCCCGATGA
- the trpG gene encoding anthranilate synthase component II — protein sequence MSDSTTAESTGVATDDLDVLFVDNFDSFTYNLVEYVSQHATTTVLKNTASLGDVRATDPDAIVISPGPGHPKNDRDVGVTIDVLREISPDVPTLGVCLGLEAAVHAYGGTVGHAPEPIHGKAASIEHDGEGVFAGLDQGFQGGRYHSLVASDVPDCFDVTATTAGADGTELVMGIRHREHPIEAVQFHPESVLTAVGHDVIRNFLAGV from the coding sequence ATGAGCGACTCCACCACGGCTGAATCGACGGGGGTTGCTACCGACGATCTCGACGTGTTGTTCGTTGACAACTTCGACTCGTTCACGTACAATCTCGTGGAATACGTCTCTCAGCATGCCACGACGACGGTCTTGAAGAACACAGCGTCTCTCGGCGACGTGCGGGCGACCGATCCCGACGCAATCGTCATCTCGCCGGGGCCGGGCCATCCGAAAAACGACCGCGATGTCGGCGTGACGATCGATGTCCTTCGGGAAATCAGCCCGGACGTCCCGACGCTGGGCGTCTGTCTCGGATTGGAAGCCGCCGTTCATGCCTACGGCGGGACCGTCGGGCACGCTCCCGAACCGATTCACGGGAAGGCTGCCTCGATCGAACACGACGGTGAGGGCGTCTTTGCGGGCCTCGATCAGGGATTTCAGGGTGGGCGATACCACTCGCTGGTCGCCAGCGACGTCCCCGATTGTTTCGACGTGACGGCGACGACTGCTGGGGCCGACGGGACGGAACTCGTCATGGGGATTCGTCACCGGGAGCATCCGATCGAAGCCGTCCAGTTTCACCCCGAATCCGTGCTGACTGCGGTGGGTCACGACGTGATCCGGAACTTCCTCGCTGGGGTGTGA
- a CDS encoding phosphoribosylanthranilate isomerase: MTRVKICGHTQIDDVRASVDAGVDAVGVIADVPVETPRDVTRETATTLLAAVPPFVSGTLVTMPETVAAARDLVAATEPDAVQVHGTLDPDEVAALAASIAQPVLVAVDHDADFDAYATAADALVVDTFDADGGGGTGQTHDWERTAAAVETLDVPIVLAGGLTPENVAEAVETVAPYGVDTASGVERDGGDTDHEAVASFVDRATCGQVGV, encoded by the coding sequence ATGACGCGGGTGAAAATCTGTGGCCACACACAGATAGACGACGTGCGTGCGAGTGTGGACGCGGGTGTTGACGCCGTGGGTGTTATCGCCGACGTCCCCGTCGAGACTCCCCGGGATGTCACCCGAGAGACGGCCACGACGCTGTTGGCCGCCGTCCCACCGTTCGTCTCCGGGACGCTCGTGACGATGCCGGAAACGGTCGCTGCGGCCCGCGATCTCGTTGCAGCGACCGAGCCCGATGCGGTGCAAGTCCACGGGACGCTCGACCCCGACGAGGTGGCCGCTTTGGCGGCGTCGATCGCCCAGCCTGTGCTGGTCGCCGTCGACCACGACGCGGATTTCGACGCCTACGCGACGGCCGCAGACGCGCTCGTCGTCGACACGTTCGACGCTGACGGTGGCGGCGGGACCGGCCAGACCCACGACTGGGAACGGACCGCCGCGGCCGTCGAGACACTCGATGTCCCTATCGTGCTCGCGGGCGGACTCACGCCGGAAAACGTCGCCGAAGCCGTCGAGACAGTCGCGCCGTACGGTGTCGATACGGCCAGCGGCGTCGAGCGCGACGGCGGCGACACGGACCACGAGGCCGTCGCGTCGTTCGTCGATCGGGCCACTTGCGGGCAGGTGGGCGTATGA
- a CDS encoding S1C family serine protease, whose amino-acid sequence MGSNSEHGRSKLSRRRVLRSATAAVAVGIAGCTGSDDETPTSTSTPTATATPTGTVTETATPELPNIEKQTIQRDKAAITHINSRVSGTVAWPEMTTIYPSDLYGTWNLNNGDEQIRFNRDRSFSITGQNGDFGGEYVVRQGPRVVLQTDGGETAGYNYQRADQGETAILELSRNGELVGRYGRTTAPDLDVLEVVQDAKLRRDERESAGTESGQLQNGATGSGFIVSPDGYIVTNAHVVLADDDPENLLYQHLASITAGAIRESLAESFADSDLTDTETQEIENTLYEKLMDYYIEYSELSGVETEFNALNGRATPDDDIAVESWSAEVLDQGTVVEEVNGEPTWGRDVAVLKVEQTNLPSVTMGSAEGVEAGDELFVIGYPNIGIQDLFEDREQALQPTLTTGIVSARRRLNSGINTIQTDAAINSGNSGGPMYNSDGEVVGIATFGPSDANIQEIKFGLPIEVATEMLAGLGVENESGELDTAFDDGLLAYWRGDCETATTKMETVLDLYPDHPYAQEYIDDCESGDAPGQ is encoded by the coding sequence ATGGGATCGAACAGCGAGCACGGTCGGTCGAAGCTGTCTCGTCGTCGGGTTCTTCGGAGTGCGACAGCGGCCGTCGCCGTCGGGATCGCAGGCTGTACTGGGTCGGACGACGAGACACCGACCTCCACGAGCACACCGACAGCAACGGCGACGCCAACTGGGACAGTAACCGAAACAGCGACCCCGGAGCTTCCCAACATCGAGAAACAGACCATTCAACGGGACAAAGCCGCAATCACGCACATCAACAGTCGCGTTTCGGGGACAGTTGCGTGGCCCGAAATGACGACGATCTACCCGAGTGACCTTTATGGGACCTGGAACCTCAACAACGGGGACGAACAGATCCGGTTCAACCGCGATCGGTCGTTCAGTATCACCGGGCAAAACGGGGATTTCGGGGGCGAGTACGTCGTCAGGCAAGGACCGCGGGTTGTTCTCCAAACCGATGGCGGAGAAACGGCGGGGTACAACTACCAGCGCGCTGACCAGGGAGAAACAGCGATCCTCGAACTCTCCCGCAACGGCGAGCTCGTCGGCCGGTACGGGCGGACAACTGCACCCGACCTCGACGTACTCGAAGTGGTGCAAGATGCCAAACTCCGCCGTGACGAGCGCGAAAGCGCCGGGACCGAGAGCGGCCAACTCCAGAACGGGGCGACCGGATCGGGCTTTATCGTCTCCCCGGACGGGTACATCGTCACGAACGCCCACGTCGTGCTGGCGGACGACGACCCGGAAAATCTCCTGTATCAACATCTCGCCTCGATCACTGCAGGGGCGATCCGCGAATCGCTAGCCGAGAGTTTCGCTGACTCGGATTTGACGGACACCGAGACACAAGAGATCGAGAACACGCTCTACGAGAAGTTGATGGACTACTACATCGAGTACAGCGAACTATCCGGAGTCGAAACCGAGTTCAACGCCCTGAACGGGCGCGCGACGCCGGACGACGACATCGCGGTCGAAAGCTGGTCGGCCGAGGTCTTAGACCAGGGAACCGTCGTCGAAGAAGTCAACGGCGAGCCGACCTGGGGCCGGGACGTTGCCGTCCTGAAAGTCGAGCAGACGAACCTGCCGTCGGTCACGATGGGCAGCGCCGAAGGTGTCGAAGCCGGCGACGAACTGTTCGTCATCGGCTATCCGAACATTGGCATTCAGGACCTCTTCGAAGATCGGGAACAGGCACTCCAGCCGACGCTGACGACCGGCATCGTCAGCGCCCGTCGCCGCCTCAATTCGGGCATCAACACGATCCAGACCGACGCCGCGATCAACAGCGGCAACAGCGGCGGACCGATGTACAACAGCGACGGCGAAGTGGTCGGGATCGCGACGTTTGGCCCGTCTGACGCCAACATTCAAGAGATCAAATTTGGCCTGCCAATCGAGGTCGCGACGGAAATGCTGGCCGGCCTGGGCGTCGAAAACGAGTCCGGGGAACTCGACACTGCCTTCGACGACGGACTGTTGGCCTACTGGCGTGGAGACTGTGAGACAGCAACGACAAAAATGGAGACGGTCCTCGATCTCTATCCCGATCACCCCTACGCCCAGGAGTACATCGACGACTGCGAATCCGGCGACGCCCCGGGTCAATAA